Part of the Chloroflexota bacterium genome, CCGTCGCGGTCAATTCCCGCGTGATCTGAATTCCATCAGCGCCCGGCATATTGATGTCGAGCAACAAAATATCTGGTTTCAGCGCGACCGCGAGCGACTGCGCGTCCAACCCATCCGCAGCTTCGCCGACGATTTGGAAATCGGATTCTTTTTCGAGAACGGCGCGCATCCCCGCTCGAATAACGCCATGATCATCCGCGATCAGAATTCGAATCGCCATTGGGCACCTCGATTATCAAAGTCGTTCCTTCGCCTGGCTCACTCTCCACGGTCAATTTGCCACCGAGCATGTCGACGCGTTCTTTCATGCCAAGCAAACCTAGGCGACCCCGCTGGGTTGCCTCTTGAACATCAAAGCCACAGCCGTCGTCATCCACCGTCGCCCGCACGCAATCGTCACGTCGTTCCAGAATGATTTGCACTCGGGTCGCGCGGGCGTGGCGGATGATATTCGTCAGCGCCTCCTGGACGATGCGATAGAGCGCCGTCTCGGTGGTAGATGGTAGCCGCGCACTCTCCATCCCCACAGTTTCAAATTCGATGGCGAGCGCGTACTTGGCGCTCACCTCCTCCACGTGTTCGCGCATCGCCGCGACGAGACCCAATTGGTCGAGCGTGGCGGGGCGCAAGTGCATCGCGAGGCGATGCAAGTTGGCTAACACTTCGTCCACCACGCGCCGTAACTCTGCCACCTGACGCACGAGGGGTTTGGAAGCGCCGCTTTCCCGTTCCAGGACGCGCAGTCCGAGTTTGAGACCGGCTAAAAGTTGACCCGCTTCATCGTGCAGTTCGCGCGCGATGTAACGCCGTTCCGTTTCCTGCACTTCGACCAACCGGCGCGAAAGCAATTCCAAACGTTCGCGATCGGCGCGCAACTGTTCAAAGAGCCACGCGTTTTGAATCGCCACGGCGGCTTGCGCGGCGAGCGCCTCGACCCACGCGCGATGGGCTTGGGTGAAAAACCCAGGTTGCGTTTTATCGAGCGAATAAAGTCCGACGACGTTTCCGCCGGCGATGAGCGGGACGCCCAACCAATTGCGTACGTGTTCTGCGCCCACCGGACGTTCCCAGCCGGGATGCTTTTCCGTATCGGCAATCAGGACGCTCTGCCGCGTCGTGAGCAGATCCTTTAGAATCGGATTCGTGCGCGCATCAAACTTGAGCAGACGGGTCAGTTCGGACGTGGTCCATTTTTCATAACCCCGCATCGCGCGGACGGTCAATTGCGAATCCGCATCCAAGAGCATGACATTCGCGCTGTCGTATGGCACGAGCCGCATAACGGAATCGAGGAGCGTCTCCAGGACGATATCCAGGTTGAGACTTTGGGTCAATGCCAAACTCGCGACCGTCAGAGTTTCGGCGACCTGGCGCGCGGTGGACTCGGCTTTGTATAGCCGCGCGTTGGTGATGGCTTGCGCCGCCTGACGCGCGAGTCCTCTTAGCAAAGCCAGCTCATTTTCATCGAACTGCCGGGCGGTGCCGGTTGTAAAAATACTGAGCACGCCAACCAGGTTGCCATCGTATTCCAAGCGCGCGTGAGTGGCAGCGCGGATATCGAACTCGACATACCAGTTGGCGCTGCGCGGGTCTTGCAATGTTTGTGCGTCTGGGATAATGTTCAGCGAACCGCTCGGTTTGGCAGATGCTTCGTACTCTGCGCGTGGGATCGGGCGCAAGCGTTCACGAGCATCGCGGGGTAAGCCGAATGAGCTAGCCGGCGCAATTTCATCGCGGTCGGGGTTGTACAAACTGAGCGTGGTGACGGGCGCGTTGAGCGCGCGCGCCGATTCTTCGCAGACGGCGTTCAAGATGGTTTCGAGACCCAGTTGTGCGTTGAGCTGCGTCGCCACGCGCGTGAGCGTTTCACTACGGACGACATTTTGGCGAATCAATTCTTCGACGCGTTTGCGCTCGGCAATTTCATCCTTCAAGAGTTTGATGGCGTTCTCCAACTCGGTGGTTCGTTCGCGCACGCGTACATCGAGTTCATCGCGCGCCGCGCGCAACGCCTCTTCCATCTTGTGGCGCACCGTAATATCTTCCTTGACGGCGACATAGTGATTCAGTTTGCCGTGCGAATCATTGATGGGCGAAATCGAAACCGATTCCCAATACAGCTCGCCACTTTTCTTTTTGTTGAGCAATTCGCCATGCCATTCCTTGCCGGCGGTGATCGTTTTCCACAATTCTTCATATACGCGCGGCGGCGTTTTGCCGGATCTCAAGATGCGCGGATTTTTTCCACGGACTTCTTCGAAGGCATAGCCGGTGACCTCGGTGAATTTTGGATTGACGTAGTCAATATCGCCGGCAATATCCGTGACGATAATGGACGCGGGGCTTTGTTCGACAGCATACGAAAGTTGGCGCAATTGGTCTTCTGCCCGCCGGCGGTCGGTAATGTCATACGCATAAATCCGCACCGCATTCATGGGCGCCGCAAACGCAAGCTTCTCGCCAAAAACGCGATCCTTGATCGTGACCTCACGATTAAATGGAGTGGGACTGGTCTGATTCAGCGCGTTCAGGATGTCGTTGATGTCCGCCGGCATGAAAAGATGCGCCGCGTGCGGGTCAGCCCCGAGATTTTTCAGAATCGTTTGAGTAGCTGGATTAGAAAAGGTGATCTTGCCAGCATAATTCACTTCGATCACTGGATTTGGATTCAGTTGCGGGAATGACGCCAGATAGCGCGTGCGCGCTTCCGCGTGGTCACGTTCTGACTGCGCCCGTTCGAGTTCAGCCACCTGAACTTGGAGCCGTTGAATCAATTCGCGCAGCCGCGTCGTCATCGTATTGAACGCCTGCGCGACCGCGCCAATCTCATCGCGTCGTTCTACCGACGCGACCAAGTCGAGGTTTCCTTCTGTAATCTGCGCGGCGGTTTTCGCCAGGTCCGACAGCGGCGCGGTGATATCGCGAATGATCCGTAACGCGACGATAATTGAGACGAGCAAAAGGACGCTTGAGATCAGGAAATTGATTTTTAACGACCAAAACGCAGAGCTAAATGCCTCTGCCTGGTCTTGCTCGGCAACCAGCACGACTTTTAGGTCAGACAACCAGTGATAGACTCCAATCACCGGTACATCGCGATAATCCAATGCCAGTCGCCAATCGTCGGTTTGCGAGATCAACGTTGCCCGCACCCCTTCGGTATTGATGAAGAGCGTACCCCCTGGTTGCGCGTGGGGTACGGCAAATCGGGAATCCGTGATCATGGTATAGTTCGAGTCCACCAAGTAGGTTTTGCCTGTCTCGCCCAATCCCGCATATTCGGTCATGATTTCATCAAGCGACGCCAGTTTGACCAAACCGGCAATGACGCAGATTTTGCGTCCGCGTTGATCAACGATGGGATGCGCCGCGATGAATGAGTGGGTGTTTTTAGTCAGCGTGGGAGACAGCACCGCGATGAAATCTCTTTGGCTTCCCTCGCGAAAATAATCTTGCTCATTCACGAACGTCCCTTCTTGGCTTGCATTAGTCGAAAGGACGATGCGTCCGTGGAGGTCTATCAAGAATACATCGTCGAAGAATGGGGTTTGTCTAACGAGGATGTGCTGGAAGTCATCCTGGATGTGCTCGTATGCCTCGCGGAACTCTGGCGAGAGCGAAGATTGAGTAGACACAATTTCGGCAAAGCCGGTCATGTTGGTCTCGGTAAACAACATGGTCAAGTTGGTAAGGATGTTTTTAACCCAATAGTCCGTCTCGGCATGTTTGAGCGTTGTCACCGCCTCAAGTTTCTCGATAGATATGCGCTGATGCGCTCCAAAATCGGCGATGGTGGTAACGACGATGAACCCAGTCCCCGACAATAAACCGATGAGTACCAGTGCAAGGATCAGTCGCGCGCGAATCGTCACCAGATGACGATTGAAAAAGTTGGATAGCATTTATCGCCCTTCTTTTCAACAATCAAACTCGACGAGTTTCGATTTTAGAAATCCAGGGAATGCTGTAGGATCAACCCGCATCTCCAGTGTACTGCAAACCATTGACGCTTGTCAAGACGATGACATCTGGTGATTACCCACAAGTGTCATTGCGAGAATCTCATACCGCGCGGCGGTATGTGTAAAAACAGAAACACTTCTGTCATTGCGAGGGCGGTTTTCGCCCGAAGCAATCCCCAACCAGCGAATCGGGCGCTTGGCGGCTTCGTCGGCATCAATCGCCTCCTCGCAATGACGGTTTGAAGTTGTGGGTCATCACGAGGATGACATGGGGCGTCGGTAACCTTGTGGTTTCAAACAAGACGGCTCGCTCCCATATTCTGGGCGCGAGCCATGAAAACGATTCGGCTAACGTCGCGGCGTTAGCGTTCCATGCTTTGGTAGTTCGGCGCTTCGCGCGTGATGATCACATCGTGCGGATGACTCTCGATCAAGCCCGCGTTCGTGATCCGCACCAATCTGGTTTTCGTTCGCAAATCGGCGAGTGTCGCCGCGCCGGCATAGCCCATGCCCGAACGCACACCGCCGATCAATTGATAGATTGTATCGTGCAACGATCCTTTGTACGACACGCGTCCTTCGATTCCTTCCGGCACCAACTTGCCGCTCCGCCCCTGCCCGCTGGCGTAACGATCCCGTCCCAGACCTTGCATTGCGCCGATGCTACCCATGCCGCGATATTCCTTAAAGCGGCGTCCCTCGTACAACACGATTTCACCCGGCGATTCATCCAGTCCTGCCAACAAACTTCCCAGCATCACGACGTCCGCGCCGGCGACAATCGCTTTGACGACATCGCCGCTGTACTTGACGCCGCCATCCGCAATCACCGGAATTCCTTTGCGATGCGCGGCGTTCGCACAATTCCAAATCGCGGTCAATTGCGGCATGCCCGCGCCCGCGACGATGCGCGTCGTGCAAATCGAACCCGCGCCGACGCCAACCTTGATCGCGTCCGCGCCCGCCGCGATGAGCGCGTCGGTCCCTTCCACCGTCACCACATTTCCCGCGATCACCGGCACATCGCGCCAACCGCTTTTGATGCGACGAACCGCGTTCAACACGCCATCGGTGTGACCGTGCGCCGTATCAATCGCGACGCAGTCCACGCCGTGATCCATCAGGGCTTGAACACGCGCTTCCAAATCCGCGCCAACGCCAACCGCCGCGCCGACAATCAAGCGCCCTTGCGCGTCGGTCGCCGCATTCGGATAATCGCGTTTCTTTTGAATGTCTTTGACGGTAATGAGTCCTTTCAAACAGCCGGCTTGATCAACCAGCGGCAGTTTCTCGATGCGATGCGCCTGCAATATCGTTTTCGCTTCTTCGAGCGTGGTGCCGACGCGCGCGGTGACCAGATTCTCGCGCGTCATGAATTCGCTTACGCCGCGATCCAGGTCACTCGGCTGGACGAAACGCGTGTCGCGATTCGTGAGAATGCCGACGAGCTTGCCGCCGTTGTCCGTGATCGGCACGCCGCTGATGCGATATTTCGCCATGATCGTTTCCGCGTCGCGCAAGGTTGCGGTCGGCGGTAGTGTCACTGGGTTTGCGATCATGCCCGACTCGGAACGTTTCACTTGCTCAACATGCGCGGCTTGCTCTTCAATCGTGAGATTACGATGAATGAAACCGATGCCGCCTTCGCGCGCCAACGCGATTGCCAGCGGCGCTTCGGTGACGGTGTCCATCGCGGCAGAGACAAGCGGAATGTTGAGGCGAATCGCGCGCGTCAATTGCGCTTTCACATCAGTCTGGTCGGGCAAGACCTGGCTGTACCCTGGGACGATTAGCACATCGTCGAACGTGAGTGCCTCGAAGTGATTGAATAATTCGTCATTCATGAAAACCTCCTTGAATAATCGCAGAGGCGATTGTTGAATCGCCTCTACTGTGAATCCGTCAACTGTTTTATCGTCGTGATCAACAACCGATGCTCGACCGCGTGAATCCGCGCTTCAACCGCGTCGAGTGTGTCGTCCAGATTGATCGGCACGATTTCCTGCGCGAGCACTGGTCCGCAATCCACGCCTTCATCGGGGACAAGATGCACCATGACGCCAGTGTGTTGAATCTCGCCGCGCTGGTACGCCTCGAACGCGCGCTGAATCGCGTGCGTACCCGGGAATGTACCGGGAAGCGCGGGATGCAAGTTGATGACGCGATTTGGAAAACGATTCAGAAATGCCGACGTGAGAATTCGCATCCAACCCGCGAGCACAACCCAATCGGGTTGATCCAACAAAACCAGGTCGGCGAGTTCGGCGTCGTATGCGCGGCGATCCTGGTTTGGCGATTTCGCTTTGACAATCGCCGGCACATTCGCGCGCCGCGCGCGTTCCAACCCGTACGCGTCTGCCTTGTTCGAAATAACCACGACGACCTGGGCGCGCAATTCGCCGGACGCGCACGCGTCGAGAACCGCTTGCAAGTTGGAACCGGTACCAGATAGTAGAACGACCAGACGTTTGCTATCCATAGAAAATCGTATTTAGGACGCGGATGAACGCGGACACTTGCACCGCACGCAAGTGCAGATGTAAACGCGGATTTTATTTTTTGTTTTTCTCCGCGTTGGTCCGCGTTAGTCCGCGTCCAAAAATGTATTCCTTTCCCCAGGTACAAGTTCACCAATCACCCAAGTCGGTTCCGCGATGAGCGACTGCACCAGCGCTACATTTTCCGGCGCGACGATGGCGACCATGCCGATGCCCATGTTGAACACGCGGTACATTTCGTCGCGCGGCACATCGCCGCGTTGTTGAGTCAGTCGAAACAGCGGCGGCACGTCCCAGCTTCCAACATGAACAATCGCGCCAAGGTTATCCGGCAGAACGCGCGGAATATTTTCGATGAACCCACCGCCGGTGAGGTGCGCCAATGCTTTGACGTGCGGCAATGCGCGTTGCAACACCGGCAAGTACGAACGATGCGGCACGAGCAACGCATCAGCGAGCGGCACATTGAGTTCCGGGAAAACTGTGTCGAGCGGAACGTCCTCGAAAATGTTGCGGATGAGCGAATAACCGTTCGTGTGCGGACCCGATGATGCCAAGCCAATCAGCATATCACCTGCGCGCAAATCCGCGCGCGGCAGAATCGCATCGCGCTCGACAACGCCGATAATCGTCCCGGCTACATCGAACTCGCTCGGCTGATAAACACCCGGCATCTCCGCCGTCTCGCCGCCGAGCAACGCGCACCTGGCTTGACGACACGCGGTCGCAATTCCGTGCACAATCTCCGCGATCATTTCCGGATCGAGCCGACTGCTCGCGAGGTAATCGAGAAAAAAGAGTGGGCGCGCGCCTTGCACGAGAATGTCGTTGATGCAGTGATTGACAATGTCGTTGCCAATGGACTGGAAGCGGCACGCTTGCGCGGCGAGTTTCACTTTCGTGCCAACACCATCGGTCGAAGCAACCAAGACCGGCGCGCGCATCGTTTGTAATGCCGCCGCGTCGAACAATCCACCGAACGCGCCGATGCCGGCAAGCACCTCTTTGCCGTACGTCGAACGCACCGCGTCGCGCATCAACTCGACCGCGCGATTGCCGGCGTTGATGTCCACACCAGCACCCGTATAAAGCGGACTGGAAGCGGACGAGCGGACAGAAGCGGATAAAGGTGGTAGATTTGAAACGGATGGAACGGATGGAACGGATGGATCGGATGGAACGGATGGAACGGGCGAAATGGATGAAAGTGGCGGATTTGAAATGCACAGGCGGATTGGAGTGGATGGTGTAGCAGTAACTGTACGACTGATGAGAGAAAAACTGATTTGAGTGTTGGCAGTGATGCTTTCGAGCGGAGGTAAAGCCGCGCCTGGCTGTGTCCGCAGTTCGCGGTACAGGTATTGGTGCCATTCCTGCACATTTTTCGGATGCAGGATGCGTTTCCATTCTAGTTTCTGGCGACCAAAGTTGTACAACATTCCAACCGGACTGCCGGTCGCGGCGAGGTATGTCAGAACCTGACCAACTTCATCCTTCGTCAACAAGTGATAAAACGCTTTGCATTCGACAACCAAAATTTCATCAACCCACAAATCTAAAACCAGGTATCCAACAAGTGACTCGTCAATATATACTTCAACTCGCTTCTCAATTTCCACGGCAATTCCCGCCTGCGCCAATACTTCGGCGAGACGCCGTTGATAAAACACTTCGCGATGTCCGGCTTTGAGTTCATGTTGAACTTGCATTGCCAACCCATTGACCTTGTACGTCAATTCATCCAACGCCGTTTTGACCAAACCAGGTTTCTCTTTTGCCATATTATCCATCCGTTTCTAAATCCGGCTATCCGCTTGTCCGGTTCGTGTCAACGCGATCTATTCACCGATTGGAGCCGAACCAGGAACGTTTTCAAATCAGTTTATCCGCTTGTCCGCTTGTCCGGTTCCCGTCCGTTCTCTGCTGCCTATGTCTCGCCGATATTGCATCCCCGCGAACGAAATCGGCTCGATTGCCGTGTACGCGCGCACAAGCGCCTCGCGCAACGTAGCACCCCAGCCCGTCACCGCGAGCACACGTCCACCCGCTGTCACAGTTTTCCCATTCACGAGTTTTGTACCCGCGTGAAACATCGCGGTGTTGTCCTGGGGCGCGTCCAAGCCAATGATCTCGCACCCGGCCGGATATTTTCCCGGATAACCGCCGGACGCGATGACGACGCACGCCGCCGACCCAGGTTTCCATTTCACTTCGACTTGATGCAATCGCCCGGTCGCGCACGCGTCCGCAATCTCGATCAAATCGGAATCGAGCAACGGCAAAATGACTTGGGTTTCTGGGTCGCCAAAGCGACAGTTGAATTCGAGCACGCATACGCCATCCGGCGTCAACATCAAGCCGGCGTACAACGCGCCGATGAACGGCGTGCCTTCCGCGCGCATTGCATCAACCGTCGGTTGCAGAATCGTGCGTGTCAATTCCTCGATCAACGCGGGCGGACAAATCGGTGCGGGCGCGTAAGCGCCCATTCCGCCGGTGTTCGGACCGCGATCATCGTCGAGCAAGCGTTTGTGATCTTGTGCGGGCAACATCGGCTTGACCGTGACGCCATCGGTGAACGCGAGGAGCGAAACTTCTTCGCCTTGCAATCGTTCCTCAATGACGACCTGGTCGCCTGCCGCGCCAAACTCGCGTTCGAGCATGATCTGACGCAACGCGGTCTCGGCTTCTTGCGACGATTCGGGAAGGATGACGCCTTTGCCCGCTGCGAGTCCCGATGCTTTGATGACGATGGGATAATCGGCGGCGCGCAAAAATTGCAGCGCGGCGTCGAATTCGTCGAACGCGGCGTAACGCGCAGTCGGAATGTGATGCCGCGCCATGAACGCTTTCGCAAAAGTCTTTGACGCTTCGAGTTGTGCCGCCGCGTGCGACGGACCGAACACGCGAATCCCGGCATCGCGCAACGCATCGCTCACGCCATTCGCGAGCGGTACTTCGGGACCGACAATCGCCAAATCAATATGTTTTTCGCGCGCGAACGCGACGAGTGCCGCGTTGTCTTCGGCTTGAATCACCACATTTTGCGCGACGCGCGCGGTGCCCGCGTTTCCCGGCGCGACGAACAACTGCATCAAGCGCGGTGATTGCGCGACCTTCCACGCGAGCGCGTGCTCGCGTCCACCCGAACCGATGATGAGAACATTCATGTTTTACTCCGCTCAATTCAGTGTGCTGGCTCAAACACCTGCTTGCCCACGCGTTGCGTGTCCGCGATTTGCACCGGGTAATCGCCGGTGAAACACGCGCGGCAATGTCCACCGTGCCCTGGTCCCACCACTTCAGTCAGTCCTTCGAGCGACAAGTACCCCAGACTATCTACGCCGATGCACTTTCCAATTTCATCCACACTCATCCGCGCCGCGATCAATTCTTCGCGCGCCGCCATGTCCACGCCCATGAAACAAGGATGGCGAATCGGGGGCGAGGCGATCCGCATGTGAACCTGGGTTGCGCCGGCTTGACGCAACAGCGCGACAATTGGACCGCTCGTGTTGCCGCGCACGATGGAATCATCCACAAGCACGATGCGCTTGCCCGCCAAATCTGGCAGAGCATTGAATTTGAGTTTGATGCCTAGCCGGCGCAAACGGTCATCCGGTTGAATGAATGTCCGCCCGATGTACCGATTCTTGATGAGTCCTTCGCCGAACGGAATTCCAGACTCGTTCGCGTACCCAATCGCGTGCGCGGTCGCCGAGTCGGGCACGCCGATCACCATGTCGGCATCCACCGGATGTTCGCGCGCGAGCCGCGCGCCCAACTTGCGCCGCACCCAATGCACCGAGCGTCCTTCCAAAATCGAGTCGGGACGCGCGAAATAAATGTATTCGAAAATGCAGAGCGAGGGCGGCTCCGCGGGTCGTCCTTGCCACGAGGTCAAACCGGATGCATCAAGTCGAACGATTTCGCCTGGTCTTATTTCGCGCAAAAAGGTCGCGCCAATCGTTCCGAGTGCGCACGATTCTGACGCAACAATCAACCCATCCGAGTTCAACGCGCCGAGGCAGAGCGGACGCAAGCCCCAGGGATCGCGCACGGCGTACACCGCGTCGCGCGTGAGAATCGTGAGCGAGTACGCGCCGATGGCTTTGTGCATGAACGCGGCGATGCGCTCGTCCCAGGTTTCGCCGGGCGCGCCCGCGAGCATCTGCGTGATGACTTCGCTGTCCGACGACGAACTCAAGCCGACGCCGCGTTGGAGCAAGTCGCGTCGCAAAGAAAATGTGTTCGTCAAGTTGCCATTGTGCGCGACGCCGAGCGGTCCTAGCGCGGTCTCGATGAGGTACGGTTGCGCGTTTGGCAAACGCACCCCGCCCGTCGTCGAGTAACGTGTGTGACCGATGCCCAGGTGTCCTTGCAACAAATGCAGATTGTCTTCGTTGAAAACCTGGGACACCAAGCCGAGTCCTTTGTGAATCGGCGCGGCGAGACCGTTGCTCGTCGCGATGCCGGCGCTCTCTTGTCCGCGATGTTGCAACGCGTAGAGCGCAAAGAACGCGAGCCGTGCGGCTTCCGCGCCGGGCGCGTACACGCCGACGACGCCGCATTCGTCATGCGGCTTGTCGAGTTGGATGTTGGAACTTGGACGTTGGACGTTGGACGTTGGATGTTGGAATTTGGACTCTATCACTTTCCACCCTCCGCTTTCTAATTTCTCACTTCTAATTTCCAATCTCTAATCTCCAATTTCCAATTTCCCGTCGTCGTCGAGAATTTTGCGCGCCTGTTCTTTTTGAAACGCGCGGACTCGTTCACGTGCTTGCGCGTCACTCAGACCCAGAATTTTCGCGGCGAGGAGCGCGGCATTCGCCGGGTCGAGCACGACCGCGGGCGCAATTGCGGAAGGCATCCACAATGACGAGAAAATATCTGCGCCGCCGAACGCATCGCTCGGCGGCGGGCACGCGATCACCGGCGCACTGACCGCGCCGTCTACAAAACCGGCGAGCGCGTTGCTGCGTCCCGCGACGGTGATGTATACTTTGGGACGCGGATCGGCTTCGTACTCGCGCAACATCGCGAGCACGTGCTCCGGCGTTTTGTGCGCCGAGCCGATGCGCATCACCACGTCAACGCCGAACGCGTTTGCCGCATCCGCGATTTTTTGACAGTGCGCTTGATCGGCTTGCGAACCCATGAGGATTACGAGGAGCGGTTGCGTCATTGAATCATTCTCCTTGGTTCAACGCAATAGAATTGGACGCGGACAGACGCGGATGAACGCGGATTTTCCCGAAATTTTTATCCGCGTTTTCCGCGTTCATCCGCGTCCCATAATTTCTGTCCTCCGCAAATTCTCCACCAACCGCGGTTCGACTGGATACGCGCCCGGCGCAAACGTTTGCCCAGTCAACATTTCGTAGATTTGAATGTAGCGTTGGCTCGCGGCGATCCACAAATCGTCCGGCATTGCCGGCGGCGCGCCGTCGCCGCGATAATTTTTCTCGGCGTACGCGAGCCGCACAAACTCCTTGTCGAAATTTTCCGGCTCGCCGCCGCGCGCAAACGATTCCGCGTACGAGTCCGCCTTCCAAAAACGCGACGAGTCCGGCGTGTGCGCCTCGTCAATCAACATGACTTGACCATCGGGCGCGCGACCGAACTCGTATTTGGTGTCCACCAGAATCAATCCCGCGCGTTGGGCGATTTGCTGTCCGCGTTTGAAAATCGCGAGCGCGGCGGCTTGAACCTGATCCCAGGTCGCCGCGTCGAGAAATCCTTTCGCGACGACCTCGGCGCAGGTCAGGCGTTCGTCGTGCGCGCCGCCAACGCCTTTTGTCGTCGGCGTGATGATCGGTTCCGGCAAGACCTGGTTTTTCTGCAAGCCATCCGGAAAACGATAACCGTAAATCTCGCGCTCGCCGAGCGCATAGCGATACCACAACGCGGTCGTCGTCACGCCGGTGATATAACCGCGCACGATCACTTCGACCGGGAACGGCTCGGCATTTACCGCAACGAGCGCGTTCGGATCGGGCACGGCGATTTTGTGATTCGCAATCACGTCCGCCGTTTGATCGAACCACCACGCCGCGAGTTGGTTGAGCACTTGCCCTTTGAACGGCACGCACGCGAGAATGCGATCAAACGCGGAGAGGCGATCCGTCGTCACGAGCAAACGCCGGTGGTCACCGAGTGGATATCCATCGCGTACCTTGCCAGCTCGTTTCCCGGTGAGCAGTAAATTCGATTCGCTGAATGCGAATGGGATTGTCGCGCGAATTTCGGTTTCGTTAATCATAGATAATTCCTCCGTTCGTTGGATCAGACCTTCCAGGTCTCCGAGACCTGGAAGGTCTATGCTACAACAATATTCGCACCAAATCATTCAACCGACTAATTTCGTATGTGATGACGACGCGGTCGTTACGCGGCGCGCGCGCTGGATTGAACCAGCATGTATCAATCCCATAGTTGTTGCCGCCTTGAATGTCCGAAGTCAAACTATCGCCGATCAGCAGAACCTGGTCGCGCGTTGGATTACCCATTCGTTGAAACGCAACATCAAAGATGGCTGGGTCCGGTTTCGCCGCGCCCACTTCTTCCGAAATGACAAACGCCGCGAAACAATCGCGCAACGCCGATTGCGCTAACCTGGGTCGTTGAACGGCTTTCAAGCCGTTCGTGATCAATCCCAGTTGATAGTGCGCGCGCAAAACCTGGACAATCTCAAACGCGCCGTCCATCAACTCGGACGCGTTCGCCAAGTTGTTCAGATATTTTTCACCGAAAGATTCTGGGTTGACTGCGACGCCAATTTCCGCAAACAGCAATTCGAACCGCTTGACTCTGAGCGACTCGGATGAAATCGCGCCGTTCTCAAAGTCAAGCCAGAGACGATGATTGATGCGCCGATAGATTTCTCGATAAGCCGGTTCGTCGCGAAGGGAAAAGTCATCGAACGTTCGCCTGAGCGCCGATTGTTCTGCCTGGTCGTAATCGAACAACGTGCCATCGGCATCGAAGAGAAGCCAACTGTATTTCATCGCGATTATTTTTTCAACCAGACGCGTGCGCTTTCGGCGACTCCGCTCGCGATGAGCGCTTTCGCCAGGTCAACGCCGATGAATGGCGCAACGCCCTGCGTCCAACCTTGC contains:
- the purD gene encoding phosphoribosylamine--glycine ligase, which encodes MNVLIIGSGGREHALAWKVAQSPRLMQLFVAPGNAGTARVAQNVVIQAEDNAALVAFAREKHIDLAIVGPEVPLANGVSDALRDAGIRVFGPSHAAAQLEASKTFAKAFMARHHIPTARYAAFDEFDAALQFLRAADYPIVIKASGLAAGKGVILPESSQEAETALRQIMLEREFGAAGDQVVIEERLQGEEVSLLAFTDGVTVKPMLPAQDHKRLLDDDRGPNTGGMGAYAPAPICPPALIEELTRTILQPTVDAMRAEGTPFIGALYAGLMLTPDGVCVLEFNCRFGDPETQVILPLLDSDLIEIADACATGRLHQVEVKWKPGSAACVVIASGGYPGKYPAGCEIIGLDAPQDNTAMFHAGTKLVNGKTVTAGGRVLAVTGWGATLREALVRAYTAIEPISFAGMQYRRDIGSRERTGTGQADKRIN
- the purF gene encoding amidophosphoribosyltransferase; translation: MQLDKPHDECGVVGVYAPGAEAARLAFFALYALQHRGQESAGIATSNGLAAPIHKGLGLVSQVFNEDNLHLLQGHLGIGHTRYSTTGGVRLPNAQPYLIETALGPLGVAHNGNLTNTFSLRRDLLQRGVGLSSSSDSEVITQMLAGAPGETWDERIAAFMHKAIGAYSLTILTRDAVYAVRDPWGLRPLCLGALNSDGLIVASESCALGTIGATFLREIRPGEIVRLDASGLTSWQGRPAEPPSLCIFEYIYFARPDSILEGRSVHWVRRKLGARLAREHPVDADMVIGVPDSATAHAIGYANESGIPFGEGLIKNRYIGRTFIQPDDRLRRLGIKLKFNALPDLAGKRIVLVDDSIVRGNTSGPIVALLRQAGATQVHMRIASPPIRHPCFMGVDMAAREELIAARMSVDEIGKCIGVDSLGYLSLEGLTEVVGPGHGGHCRACFTGDYPVQIADTQRVGKQVFEPAH
- a CDS encoding AIR carboxylase family protein, which codes for MTQPLLVILMGSQADQAHCQKIADAANAFGVDVVMRIGSAHKTPEHVLAMLREYEADPRPKVYITVAGRSNALAGFVDGAVSAPVIACPPPSDAFGGADIFSSLWMPSAIAPAVVLDPANAALLAAKILGLSDAQARERVRAFQKEQARKILDDDGKLEIGD
- a CDS encoding phosphoribosylaminoimidazolesuccinocarboxamide synthase, with the protein product MINETEIRATIPFAFSESNLLLTGKRAGKVRDGYPLGDHRRLLVTTDRLSAFDRILACVPFKGQVLNQLAAWWFDQTADVIANHKIAVPDPNALVAVNAEPFPVEVIVRGYITGVTTTALWYRYALGEREIYGYRFPDGLQKNQVLPEPIITPTTKGVGGAHDERLTCAEVVAKGFLDAATWDQVQAAALAIFKRGQQIAQRAGLILVDTKYEFGRAPDGQVMLIDEAHTPDSSRFWKADSYAESFARGGEPENFDKEFVRLAYAEKNYRGDGAPPAMPDDLWIAASQRYIQIYEMLTGQTFAPGAYPVEPRLVENLRRTEIMGRG
- a CDS encoding noncanonical pyrimidine nucleotidase, YjjG family gives rise to the protein MKYSWLLFDADGTLFDYDQAEQSALRRTFDDFSLRDEPAYREIYRRINHRLWLDFENGAISSESLRVKRFELLFAEIGVAVNPESFGEKYLNNLANASELMDGAFEIVQVLRAHYQLGLITNGLKAVQRPRLAQSALRDCFAAFVISEEVGAAKPDPAIFDVAFQRMGNPTRDQVLLIGDSLTSDIQGGNNYGIDTCWFNPARAPRNDRVVITYEISRLNDLVRILL